Proteins encoded together in one Procambarus clarkii isolate CNS0578487 chromosome 71, FALCON_Pclarkii_2.0, whole genome shotgun sequence window:
- the LOC138356292 gene encoding uncharacterized protein: MLKNAPNKLGGNRYKVQTLSQMGGASCGDTVRRMMRRIGTYGVWSQYSLVGRKRKRVFKTLDICNVIIKACINTHTNATERDVETSIADMLKNAPNKHGGNRYKGGEARIHVHHIAESDMTNNENSGEPGAWHTAESSLMSI, encoded by the exons atgttgaagaacgccccaaacaaactcggtggaaacagatacaag gtccagacgctgtctcaaatgggcggtgcaagctgtggagacacagtgagacgaatgatgaggaggatagggacctatggggtctggtctcagtattcactcgttgggcgcaagaggaaacgtgtcttcaaaaccttggatatttgtaatgtaataataa aagcctgtatcaacacccacactaatgcaactgaaagagatgttgagacaagtattgctgatatgttgaagaacgccccaaacaaacacggtggaaacagatacaag ggtggtgaagcaagaatacatgtgcatcacatagcagagtcggatatgacgaataatgaaaacagcggagagcctggtgcatggcataccgctgaatcttctctaatgtctatatag
- the LOC138356293 gene encoding cytochrome c-like, which translates to MTTQGQPSPLQLQGPPQKMVEREKGKKIFMQRCAQCHTVELNGKHKTGPNLNGLFGRQTGQASGYIYTYANKAKSITWDKDNLDIYLTNPKKFIPGTKMVFVGLKKKNERADLIAYLETSTK; encoded by the exons ATGACAACCCAAGGCCAGCCATCACCACTTCAGTTGCAAGGTCCACCGCAG aagatggttgagagggaaaaaggtaagaagatctttatgcagaggtgtgcacagtgtcacactgttgaatTAAACGGCAAGCACAAAACTGGACCAAATCTAAATGGCCTCTTCGGCCGCCAAACTGGTCAGGCTTCTGGCTATATTTACACTTATGCCAACAAGGCCAAGAGTATCACGTGGGACAAAGATAATCTGGATATCTACTTGACCAACCCCAAGAAATTTATTCCAGGCACAAAGATGGTGTTCGTTGGtcttaagaagaagaatgagcgtgcagacttgattgcttacctggaaacctccaccaagtag